In one window of Nocardia brasiliensis DNA:
- a CDS encoding MarR family winged helix-turn-helix transcriptional regulator, translating into MADAIDLFTQHWNRERPEVDVSPMAVIGRVQRLSRLFEQELKRFFGGFDMEFWEFDVLATLRRSGGDEGLTAGALIKVAMVTSGAITNRIDRLAAKGWVERLPCPEDRRVIRVRLTPEGRRTIDELLPKHMANEQRMLAALDLESREQLAGLLRTLTESLGDGAPE; encoded by the coding sequence ATGGCAGACGCGATTGACCTGTTCACACAGCACTGGAACCGGGAGCGGCCGGAGGTCGATGTCTCGCCGATGGCCGTGATCGGCCGGGTTCAGCGGCTGTCGCGGCTGTTCGAGCAGGAGCTCAAGCGGTTCTTCGGCGGCTTCGACATGGAGTTCTGGGAGTTCGACGTGCTCGCCACACTGCGCCGCTCCGGCGGCGATGAGGGGCTCACCGCGGGCGCGCTGATCAAGGTGGCGATGGTGACCTCGGGCGCCATCACCAACCGGATCGACCGGCTGGCCGCCAAGGGCTGGGTCGAACGACTGCCCTGCCCGGAGGACCGCAGGGTGATCCGGGTCCGGCTCACCCCGGAGGGTCGCCGGACGATCGACGAGCTACTGCCCAAGCACATGGCCAACGAACAGCGCATGCTCGCCGCCCTTGACCTGGAATCGCGCGAACAGCTCGCGGGCCTGCTGCGCACGCTGACCGAGTCGCTCGGCGACGGCGCCCCCGAGTGA
- a CDS encoding SDR family NAD(P)-dependent oxidoreductase — MSETIAIFGAGPGLGMGTARRFGRAGFRVAVIGRDPDRARRHADQLAAEGVVAAAFPADVTDERQVTDVVEQVEAKFGPIEVAMHGAAADMADRSASTLATDVASLRVPFALKLYSPMLMARALAPAMIERGRGALLFTSGLSERTPMPYLANFGVALAAQRGYLRQLGAELRDTGVYVGLLDIGALIGDSRAEQLVDAHPELIPPGLELTRIGSAELGERFWRMYTERGELEVEVGFPD; from the coding sequence ATGTCCGAAACCATCGCGATATTCGGTGCGGGCCCGGGGCTCGGTATGGGGACCGCCCGGCGGTTCGGGCGCGCGGGCTTTCGGGTGGCGGTGATCGGCCGTGACCCGGACCGGGCGCGGCGGCACGCGGACCAGCTCGCGGCGGAGGGCGTGGTCGCGGCGGCGTTTCCCGCGGATGTCACCGATGAGCGGCAGGTCACGGACGTGGTCGAGCAGGTCGAGGCGAAGTTCGGCCCGATCGAGGTCGCGATGCACGGCGCGGCCGCGGACATGGCCGATCGCAGCGCATCGACTCTCGCGACCGATGTCGCGTCCCTGCGGGTGCCCTTCGCGCTGAAGCTCTACTCGCCCATGCTGATGGCACGCGCCCTGGCGCCCGCGATGATCGAGCGCGGGCGTGGCGCTCTGCTGTTCACTTCGGGCCTGTCCGAACGCACGCCGATGCCCTATCTGGCGAACTTCGGTGTCGCCCTGGCCGCCCAGCGCGGCTATCTGCGCCAACTCGGTGCCGAACTCCGCGACACCGGCGTCTACGTCGGTCTGCTCGACATCGGCGCGCTGATCGGCGACAGCAGAGCCGAACAGCTCGTCGACGCACACCCCGAACTGATTCCCCCCGGTCTGGAACTCACTCGAATCGGCAGCGCCGAACTGGGCGAACGATTCTGGCGGATGTACACCGAGCGCGGCGAGCTCGAGGTCGAAGTGGGGTTCCCGGACTGA
- a CDS encoding HAD family hydrolase, translating into MVATDVDGTLIDHDERVTARTKAAVDALIGDGVPFVLATGRPPRWIDPVVDGLGYAPLCVCGNGAVIYDSASDRVLSSMTLDVPTLSWIADLAEQALPGCGLAAERVGASAHDAVTPQFVSSPLYEHAWLNPDDTSVARHEVIDSPAIKMLIRLPGARSSDMRTVLAPLIGARADITYSTEHGLIELSAPGVTKASGLAVVAQRLGVEAANIIAFGDMPNDVPMLTMAGHGVAMANAHAETIAAANEVAQSNRDDGVARVLERWWV; encoded by the coding sequence ATGGTGGCCACCGATGTGGACGGCACCCTCATCGATCACGACGAGCGGGTCACCGCGCGCACGAAGGCCGCGGTGGACGCGCTGATCGGGGACGGTGTGCCGTTCGTGCTCGCCACCGGACGCCCGCCGCGCTGGATCGACCCGGTGGTGGACGGCCTCGGTTACGCGCCGCTGTGCGTGTGCGGCAACGGCGCGGTGATCTACGACAGCGCGTCCGATCGGGTGCTGAGCAGCATGACACTGGACGTGCCGACGCTGTCTTGGATCGCCGACCTGGCCGAGCAGGCGCTGCCGGGCTGCGGCCTGGCGGCCGAGCGGGTCGGTGCGAGCGCGCACGACGCGGTGACCCCGCAGTTCGTCAGTTCGCCGCTGTACGAACACGCCTGGCTGAACCCCGACGACACCTCGGTGGCCAGGCACGAGGTGATCGACTCGCCCGCGATCAAGATGCTGATCCGACTACCCGGCGCGCGCAGCTCCGACATGCGCACCGTGCTCGCCCCGTTGATCGGCGCGCGCGCCGACATCACCTACTCCACCGAACACGGACTGATCGAACTGTCCGCACCGGGCGTCACCAAGGCCTCCGGTCTCGCGGTCGTCGCGCAGCGCCTCGGCGTCGAGGCCGCCAACATCATCGCGTTCGGCGACATGCCCAATGATGTCCCGATGCTCACCATGGCGGGCCACGGTGTCGCCATGGCCAACGCGCACGCCGAAACCATCGCCGCCGCAAACGAAGTCGCCCAATCCAATCGCGACGACGGCGTCGCGCGCGTGCTCGAACGCTGGTGGGTCTGA
- a CDS encoding TetR/AcrR family transcriptional regulator — protein sequence MPEDKPLRSDARRNRDALVTAARALFEERGLDAPLKEIAARAGVAIGTLYNRFPTRDDLIAAAVEDRIEAGGRIAEQALAIDDPWDSFVYLVEKICELQAADRLLSELAVRTAPSSSIASAQEHGHAVMRRIVTRAQESGVLRRDWVLEDIAFITWSHTRTLEATAAVAPDAWRRNLALILDGLRAAAAHPLPVPRSPNPS from the coding sequence ATGCCCGAGGACAAGCCGCTGCGCAGCGATGCCCGGCGCAACCGCGACGCGCTCGTCACCGCGGCCCGTGCGCTGTTCGAGGAACGCGGCCTCGACGCGCCGCTGAAAGAGATCGCCGCACGGGCGGGCGTGGCCATCGGCACCCTCTACAACCGCTTCCCCACCCGCGACGACCTCATCGCGGCGGCCGTCGAAGACCGCATCGAGGCGGGCGGGCGCATCGCCGAGCAAGCACTCGCGATCGACGATCCGTGGGATTCGTTTGTCTATCTTGTCGAGAAGATCTGCGAACTACAGGCCGCCGACCGGCTGCTCAGCGAGCTCGCCGTCCGCACCGCGCCCAGCAGCTCGATCGCGAGCGCGCAGGAACACGGCCACGCGGTGATGCGCCGAATCGTCACCCGCGCACAGGAATCCGGCGTGCTGCGCCGCGACTGGGTACTCGAGGACATCGCCTTCATCACCTGGTCGCACACCAGGACCCTGGAGGCCACCGCGGCCGTCGCCCCCGACGCCTGGCGCCGCAATCTCGCCCTGATCCTCGACGGACTGCGCGCCGCGGCGGCCCATCCCCTCCCCGTCCCCCGATCACCGAATCCCAGCTGA
- a CDS encoding N-acetylmuramoyl-L-alanine amidase, with product MEKLVPYRKPKRSYVLPVVTTLAVAAPLAVLTMSDSSEYRQTTDTELAAVPARMAEVVLNSAPDIVLPLRELTGLDLPDLRLSDLRMLPLPASIPIPQGLPLPPGVQLPKEIPLPKLNGPSAPGAQNAPGQPVVPPSGPAAAPGQNPVPGQAAAPGQTPLPGQAATPGQTQLPAQAATPGQTPLPMQAAPGQTPLPGQVAAGQTPLPAQAPAATGTRFIADPGHLPPGTSPDTPALAPGAIPPDLADQVGAQVKEVSRDTPFSVVALTSTDLANTKALIRARQADGSWGPWFNTEEVDTRRTDRTAPGGKTGTEPLYVGTTNAVQMLVTRKPAVATAPDDTVPPAPRSDDPAQMSALDLTAVLIDPGRGAIDGALHKVAETLPSGGPAVISRAGWGADENIRCEEPTYDDGPGGDGLGGITVHHTAGRNDYSPEESAGIVRAIYTYHAQTLGWCDIGYNALVDKYGQIFEGRAGGLTRAVQGAHAGGFNENTAGVALMGNYESEQPSQAAINAIGNFIGWRSKIAHLDPVGYTTMYSEGTDFTPYALGQEVRLPVVFAHRDVGNTTCPGDAGYAMMDEIRQIAARVAGGSGLADSGNSTDSYANNGTGTDGTGQGQAQAAPQAAPRSKPDLAALAALTKKLLAMVDQNPIAKHWADKGGAGGPLGEPQSEPMTAAEGRQYAKFANGYVYAGPDGKVIEVLGKILDRFLQLGGDAGVLGVPQSDAYAVPNGLRSDFEHGSLILNQATGIVTTVWKTFNDTYQQEAGRNVPPPGAAPADIPAPAPAAAPAPAPAEEDGLRFPAPADFLPPEPAPAG from the coding sequence ATGGAGAAGCTCGTGCCGTACCGCAAACCGAAACGGTCCTACGTCCTCCCGGTTGTCACCACCCTCGCGGTAGCGGCCCCGCTCGCGGTGCTCACGATGAGCGACTCGTCCGAGTATCGCCAGACCACCGACACCGAACTCGCCGCCGTGCCGGCCCGAATGGCCGAGGTGGTGCTGAATTCGGCGCCCGATATCGTGCTGCCGCTGCGCGAGCTGACCGGACTCGATCTGCCTGACCTGCGGCTGTCCGATCTTCGGATGCTGCCGCTGCCCGCCTCGATTCCGATTCCCCAGGGCCTACCCCTGCCGCCGGGCGTGCAGCTACCCAAGGAAATACCCCTACCCAAGCTGAACGGCCCGAGTGCTCCGGGCGCGCAGAACGCGCCTGGTCAGCCCGTCGTTCCACCCTCCGGACCGGCCGCAGCACCTGGCCAGAACCCCGTCCCGGGACAGGCCGCCGCACCGGGCCAGACCCCCCTTCCCGGCCAGGCCGCCACGCCCGGCCAAACCCAGCTTCCCGCGCAAGCCGCGACCCCGGGGCAAACTCCGCTTCCCATGCAGGCCGCGCCGGGGCAAACCCCGCTGCCGGGCCAGGTCGCCGCGGGACAGACTCCGCTGCCCGCCCAGGCGCCCGCGGCCACGGGAACCCGCTTCATCGCCGATCCCGGTCACCTGCCACCGGGCACCTCACCCGACACGCCCGCGCTCGCCCCGGGCGCGATCCCGCCGGACCTCGCCGACCAGGTCGGCGCCCAGGTGAAAGAGGTATCCAGGGATACCCCGTTCAGCGTCGTCGCGCTCACCTCGACAGACCTGGCGAACACCAAGGCGCTGATCCGGGCGCGCCAAGCCGACGGCAGCTGGGGTCCGTGGTTCAACACCGAAGAGGTCGACACCCGCCGCACCGATCGCACCGCGCCCGGCGGCAAGACCGGGACCGAACCGCTCTACGTCGGCACCACGAACGCCGTGCAGATGCTGGTCACCCGCAAGCCCGCCGTGGCGACGGCCCCCGACGACACCGTCCCGCCCGCGCCCCGCTCGGACGATCCGGCGCAGATGTCCGCGCTCGACCTCACCGCCGTCCTCATCGATCCGGGCCGCGGCGCCATCGACGGCGCGCTGCACAAGGTCGCCGAGACGCTGCCCAGCGGCGGCCCCGCCGTGATCAGCCGCGCGGGCTGGGGCGCGGACGAGAACATCCGCTGCGAGGAACCCACCTACGACGACGGTCCCGGCGGGGACGGTCTCGGCGGCATCACCGTGCACCACACCGCGGGACGCAACGACTACTCCCCCGAAGAATCCGCGGGCATTGTCCGCGCGATCTACACCTATCACGCCCAAACCCTGGGCTGGTGCGACATCGGCTACAACGCCCTGGTCGACAAGTACGGCCAGATCTTCGAGGGCCGCGCGGGCGGTCTGACCCGGGCGGTGCAGGGCGCGCACGCGGGCGGCTTCAACGAGAACACCGCGGGTGTCGCGCTGATGGGCAACTACGAGTCCGAGCAGCCCAGTCAGGCGGCGATCAACGCCATCGGCAACTTCATCGGCTGGCGCTCGAAGATCGCCCACCTCGACCCGGTCGGGTACACCACGATGTACTCCGAAGGCACCGACTTCACCCCCTACGCCCTCGGTCAAGAGGTGCGGCTGCCGGTCGTGTTCGCCCATCGCGACGTCGGAAACACCACGTGCCCCGGCGACGCCGGCTACGCGATGATGGATGAAATCCGGCAGATCGCCGCGCGTGTCGCGGGCGGCAGCGGGCTCGCCGACAGCGGAAACAGCACCGACAGCTACGCGAACAACGGCACGGGAACCGACGGCACCGGCCAAGGCCAGGCGCAGGCCGCACCCCAGGCCGCGCCGCGCAGCAAGCCCGACCTCGCCGCGCTGGCCGCGCTCACCAAGAAGCTGCTCGCGATGGTCGACCAGAACCCCATCGCCAAGCACTGGGCCGACAAGGGCGGCGCGGGCGGACCGCTCGGCGAGCCGCAATCCGAGCCGATGACCGCGGCCGAAGGGCGGCAGTATGCCAAGTTCGCCAACGGGTATGTCTACGCCGGGCCGGACGGCAAGGTCATCGAGGTGCTCGGCAAGATCCTCGACCGCTTCCTGCAACTCGGCGGCGACGCGGGCGTGCTCGGCGTCCCGCAGAGCGACGCCTACGCCGTGCCGAACGGCCTGCGCTCGGACTTCGAGCACGGCTCGCTGATCCTGAACCAGGCGACCGGGATCGTCACCACGGTGTGGAAGACGTTCAACGACACCTATCAGCAGGAGGCCGGTCGCAACGTTCCGCCGCCGGGCGCCGCGCCCGCGGACATACCGGCACCGGCACCCGCGGCCGCACCGGCACCCGCGCCTGCCGAGGAAGACGGACTGCGATTCCCGGCCCCGGCCGACTTCCTGCCGCCGGAACCCGCGCCGGCCGGCTGA
- a CDS encoding DMT family transporter encodes MTIGPTPRGGTSYVGTLAQATPPRWRSAASRAKRTVSIGSLAGSLTALTPIIWGSTYAVTTEFLPPDRPLFTALMRALPAGLVLLAFTRMLPRGIWIGRAIALGILNIGAFFPLLFLAAYRLPGGVAGVLGAVAPMFALGFATVVLAEKPNGRKVIAGVIGVFGVALVVLKANAQLDTVGVIAGLAGAAAMAAGTVFTQRWGRPEGVGPLVLTGWQLSAGGLFILPLALLIEGAPPALDGRAIGGYLYLAVIGTAVAYWLWIRGIAKVPATSVAFLGLLSPVSAALIGWIALGQSLGPLQVAGLLIALAGTLYGQLAGRPKPAAVAGAPEMVEAR; translated from the coding sequence ATGACAATAGGCCCCACCCCGCGCGGCGGCACCTCATACGTGGGCACCCTGGCGCAGGCGACTCCGCCTCGCTGGCGCTCGGCTGCGTCGCGCGCCAAGCGCACTGTGTCGATTGGTTCGCTCGCAGGCTCGCTCACGGCCCTCACCCCCATCATCTGGGGTTCCACCTACGCCGTCACCACCGAATTCCTGCCGCCGGACCGTCCGCTGTTCACCGCGCTCATGCGGGCGCTGCCCGCCGGACTGGTGTTGCTCGCCTTCACCAGGATGCTGCCCCGCGGCATCTGGATCGGCCGTGCCATCGCGCTCGGCATCCTCAACATCGGGGCGTTCTTCCCGCTGCTGTTCCTGGCCGCCTACCGGTTGCCCGGCGGCGTCGCCGGCGTGCTCGGCGCGGTCGCGCCGATGTTCGCCCTCGGTTTCGCGACCGTCGTGCTCGCGGAAAAGCCCAACGGGCGCAAGGTGATCGCCGGTGTGATCGGTGTCTTCGGCGTCGCGCTCGTGGTGCTGAAGGCCAACGCACAGCTGGACACCGTCGGCGTGATCGCCGGACTGGCCGGTGCCGCCGCGATGGCGGCGGGCACCGTCTTCACCCAGCGCTGGGGTCGTCCCGAGGGGGTGGGCCCGCTGGTGCTCACCGGCTGGCAGTTGAGCGCGGGTGGTCTGTTCATCCTGCCGCTGGCCCTGCTCATCGAGGGCGCGCCGCCCGCGTTGGACGGCCGGGCCATCGGGGGCTACCTCTACCTCGCCGTGATCGGTACCGCCGTCGCCTACTGGCTGTGGATCCGCGGCATCGCCAAGGTGCCCGCGACCTCGGTCGCCTTCCTCGGGCTGCTGAGCCCGGTGTCGGCGGCGCTGATCGGGTGGATCGCGCTGGGGCAGTCGCTCGGTCCGCTGCAGGTGGCCGGCTTGCTCATCGCACTGGCAGGCACCTTGTACGGCCAGCTCGCCGGGCGGCCGAAGCCCGCTGCGGTCGCGGGGGCGCCCGAAATGGTCGAGGCGCGCTGA
- a CDS encoding SpoIID/LytB domain-containing protein has product MLVTGVAGVAAGTLLVLWSAPGESPYRTVAGPGHGRGMSQLGALANAQEGWTAERILDYYYPGARLGTIAATTVGIRLTAQDDSTLDAFSGAGLRVADRLVEPGQAAHLTLLPGGGANVVVTVGCDGEVLWQGVTDEPWLYPVDPGPNRPAAEHLTLCGGSAYRGALGLAEENGVARTVNRVDVEDYLLGVVPAEVQANWADKGAAEALRAQAIAARSYVLAEHRFPYAQSCDTTDCQVYPGTDKEDPRAAAAIATTAGMVLTRDGRILRSEYSAAPGGGEPADIYAFEVGPALTELAPNNPVPPIDPRTQTNTGVSAIEAEYRRIGGAASAVGTPIGPEMVLPENAGTYRMFTNGVIIATETLGAQVVDFTTLLQLVPDPIAHDSAPTGGTPPSAQAAWPGGTAAPTTASTPTPRPTSSLPTPNAPAAGDR; this is encoded by the coding sequence GTGCTCGTGACGGGCGTGGCGGGCGTGGCCGCGGGCACGCTGCTGGTGCTCTGGTCCGCGCCGGGGGAGTCGCCCTATCGCACGGTGGCCGGACCCGGCCACGGCCGCGGCATGAGTCAGCTCGGTGCGCTGGCGAACGCCCAGGAGGGCTGGACCGCCGAGCGCATCCTCGATTACTACTACCCGGGCGCGCGGCTCGGCACCATCGCGGCAACCACCGTCGGCATCCGGCTCACCGCACAGGACGACTCCACCCTCGACGCCTTCTCGGGCGCGGGTCTGCGCGTCGCCGACCGGCTCGTCGAGCCGGGACAGGCCGCGCACCTCACCCTGCTGCCGGGTGGCGGCGCGAACGTGGTCGTGACGGTCGGTTGTGACGGCGAGGTGCTGTGGCAGGGCGTGACCGATGAGCCGTGGCTCTATCCGGTCGATCCCGGCCCGAATCGTCCTGCCGCCGAACATCTCACGCTGTGCGGCGGCTCGGCGTACCGGGGCGCGCTCGGTCTGGCCGAGGAGAACGGGGTGGCCCGCACCGTGAACCGGGTCGATGTGGAGGACTATCTGCTCGGCGTCGTCCCGGCCGAGGTGCAGGCCAACTGGGCGGACAAGGGCGCCGCCGAGGCGCTGCGCGCGCAGGCGATCGCCGCGCGCTCGTATGTGCTTGCCGAGCACCGTTTTCCGTACGCGCAGAGCTGCGACACCACCGACTGCCAGGTGTATCCCGGTACCGACAAAGAGGATCCGCGCGCGGCCGCCGCGATCGCCACGACGGCGGGCATGGTCCTGACCCGGGACGGGCGAATCCTGCGGTCGGAGTATTCCGCCGCGCCCGGTGGGGGCGAGCCCGCTGACATCTACGCCTTCGAGGTCGGCCCCGCGCTGACCGAGCTCGCGCCGAATAACCCTGTGCCGCCGATAGATCCACGCACCCAGACGAACACCGGGGTGTCGGCGATCGAGGCCGAGTACCGGCGGATCGGCGGTGCGGCGAGCGCGGTGGGCACGCCGATCGGCCCGGAGATGGTGCTGCCGGAGAACGCGGGCACCTATCGCATGTTCACCAATGGCGTCATCATCGCGACCGAGACGCTTGGCGCGCAGGTCGTCGACTTCACCACGCTGTTGCAACTGGTGCCGGACCCGATCGCGCACGACTCCGCGCCGACCGGCGGCACCCCGCCCTCGGCGCAGGCGGCCTGGCCGGGCGGCACCGCCGCGCCGACCACCGCATCGACGCCGACCCCGCGCCCGACCTCGAGCCTGCCGACCCCGAATGCCCCCGCAGCGGGTGACCGCTGA
- a CDS encoding MerR family transcriptional regulator encodes MRAEWSIQDLAKAAGTTSRTLRHYGQLGLLPPSRIGTNGYRYYDQNSLVRLQRILLLRELGLGLPVIAEVLAGERDTGAALRTHLELLRQEQDRIRRQIESVQTTLHKTERGEQLMAAEVFDGFDHTQYKDEVIERWGRDAYESGDKWWRALTAEQKQAHMQTAKDIAADYGRAHAAGLTPDSAEAQAITARHRAWIGDGWQGRPVPKEAFIGLGEMYVADPRFGANYDVHGAGTAEFVRDAMRVYAETQL; translated from the coding sequence ATGCGCGCCGAATGGTCCATCCAGGATCTGGCCAAGGCGGCCGGTACCACCAGCCGCACGCTGCGTCACTACGGGCAGCTGGGGCTGTTGCCGCCGAGCCGGATCGGCACCAACGGTTACCGCTACTACGACCAGAACTCCCTGGTGCGGCTGCAACGCATCCTGCTGCTGCGTGAGCTCGGCCTCGGCCTTCCGGTCATCGCCGAAGTGCTCGCCGGCGAACGGGACACCGGTGCCGCGCTGCGCACACACCTGGAACTGCTTCGGCAGGAACAGGATCGGATCCGGCGCCAGATCGAGTCGGTGCAAACCACGCTGCACAAGACGGAAAGAGGTGAACAACTCATGGCCGCAGAGGTTTTCGACGGCTTCGACCATACGCAATACAAGGACGAGGTGATCGAGCGCTGGGGCAGGGATGCCTACGAAAGCGGTGACAAGTGGTGGCGCGCGCTCACCGCGGAGCAGAAGCAAGCCCACATGCAGACCGCCAAGGACATCGCCGCCGACTACGGCAGGGCACACGCCGCCGGGCTCACCCCCGACAGCGCCGAGGCCCAGGCCATCACCGCCCGCCACCGCGCCTGGATCGGTGACGGCTGGCAGGGCCGGCCCGTGCCGAAGGAGGCCTTCATCGGGCTCGGCGAGATGTATGTCGCCGATCCGCGCTTCGGCGCGAACTACGACGTGCACGGCGCGGGGACGGCGGAGTTCGTCCGCGACGCCATGCGGGTCTACGCGGAGACCCAGCTGTAG
- the glf gene encoding UDP-galactopyranose mutase — translation MTVASSPGNSANSAQFDLIVVGSGFFGLTVAERAASVLGKRVLVLDRRYHLGGNAYSEPDPETGIEIHKYGAHLFHTSNKRVWDYVTQFTEFTGYQHRVFAMHKGQAFQFPMGLGLISQFFGRYFTPEEARKLIAEQSSEIETKDAQNLEEKAISLIGRPLYEAFIRDYTAKQWQTDPKELPAGNITRLPVRYTFDNRYFNDTYEGLPKEGYTKWLENMAASELIEVRVNTDWFEVREEIRAANPHAPVVYTGPLDRYFDYQEGELGWRTIDFETEVLETGDYQGTSVMNYNDADVPFTRIIEPRHFHPERDYPKDKTVIMREFSRFAQTGDEPYYPINTPEDRAKLAAYRALAKKETATEKVLFGGRLGTYQYLDMHMAIGSALSMFDNVLRPHLETGAPLNAESAE, via the coding sequence GTGACCGTCGCATCGTCCCCGGGTAACTCCGCCAACTCCGCACAGTTCGACTTGATCGTCGTCGGATCCGGCTTCTTCGGCCTGACCGTCGCCGAACGCGCCGCCTCGGTGCTCGGCAAACGCGTGCTAGTGCTCGACCGTCGCTATCACCTGGGCGGTAATGCCTATTCCGAACCCGATCCGGAAACCGGCATCGAGATCCACAAGTACGGCGCGCACCTGTTCCACACCTCGAACAAGCGCGTGTGGGACTACGTCACCCAGTTCACCGAGTTCACCGGTTACCAGCACCGCGTCTTCGCGATGCACAAGGGCCAGGCGTTCCAGTTCCCCATGGGCCTCGGCCTGATCTCGCAGTTCTTCGGCCGGTACTTCACGCCGGAAGAGGCGCGCAAGCTGATCGCCGAGCAGTCCTCGGAGATCGAGACCAAGGACGCGCAGAATCTCGAGGAGAAGGCGATCTCGCTGATCGGCCGCCCGCTGTACGAGGCGTTCATCCGCGACTACACCGCCAAGCAGTGGCAGACCGATCCGAAGGAACTGCCCGCGGGCAACATCACCCGCCTGCCGGTGCGCTACACCTTCGACAACCGCTACTTCAACGACACCTACGAGGGCCTGCCCAAAGAGGGTTACACGAAGTGGCTGGAGAACATGGCCGCCTCCGAGCTCATCGAGGTGCGGGTGAACACCGACTGGTTCGAGGTGCGCGAGGAGATTCGCGCGGCGAACCCGCACGCCCCGGTCGTCTACACCGGCCCGCTGGATCGCTACTTCGACTACCAGGAGGGCGAACTCGGCTGGCGCACCATCGATTTCGAGACCGAGGTGCTCGAAACCGGTGACTACCAGGGCACCTCGGTGATGAACTACAACGACGCGGACGTGCCGTTCACCCGGATCATCGAGCCGCGCCACTTCCACCCGGAGCGTGATTACCCGAAGGACAAGACGGTGATCATGCGCGAGTTCTCCCGTTTCGCGCAGACCGGCGACGAGCCGTACTACCCGATCAACACCCCGGAGGACCGGGCCAAGCTGGCCGCCTACCGCGCGCTCGCGAAGAAGGAAACCGCAACGGAGAAGGTGCTTTTCGGTGGCCGCCTCGGCACGTACCAGTACCTGGACATGCACATGGCCATCGGCAGTGCGCTGAGCATGTTCGACAATGTGCTGCGGCCCCACCTCGAGACCGGCGCCCCGCTCAATGCTGAGAGTGCAGAATGA